A single region of the Candidatus Melainabacteria bacterium genome encodes:
- a CDS encoding ComEC family competence protein → MMVLSNMKVTALAAALAAVGAVTNSTECSPFVPIMATAAGLTAVLLLAFRVQSEPGARQLTPEKRRATGRSIAVGMALSCLPLASFLYAQYRNEPAANDLSRFSGSDVIFFATASPDDLSRASRDLVLNCDSLMFPRTQKLTGKTLLVLPQNSNTIRKLCSQVDGQQPLLRVRIQGRVHMPRKNVAAWDYDKRKRLLMQGIFSICNVDSRSPDNGVTLLPSRTAVHDGDLDGQYNSSMTAARELMVSTHRRYLPTQLADLLSSMVLGNRAIALPADITHKFRDVGLSHILAASGFNLTIVTVMSYALCRLLTPSVVACNTFCFLSILAFVSLAGPSPSVNRAALMCSTVLLAKSGQRRCNVLAALAVSFLLTLVFDPLCTNDLGLQLSYAATLGIVLGSKALTSHIYAGKTKWKQSLADAVSVVLIAQFSVMPIQLFYFWRAGTMFIPANLLVTPLITPLTMLGFASSTLALTHIPQTQLQAGISLMIAFADAIAFIPLTAMMLLVNALGSVNGANFSIGPPSPLSVNCYYACFLGLLIALRFKSRITLAKTAFTCTLVALLWRPNAPLVTIASVHGHTIVINNQRQSIDLNAAQNTPPSKLAERFAAYSGANLAPESFNTGSLRSGIAFVQSQKWLLLLVSSPASIAHRGNAMEILCTARKLQCNRIILIARLDRLPTTDFLPPSEYKPVVQTENEQPKFVELKNMGALQFVRR, encoded by the coding sequence ATGATGGTCCTTTCCAACATGAAAGTGACTGCGCTGGCGGCCGCCCTTGCAGCTGTCGGCGCAGTAACGAATAGCACGGAGTGCTCACCGTTTGTACCGATCATGGCTACAGCGGCAGGACTGACTGCGGTGCTTCTTCTTGCATTTAGAGTGCAATCAGAACCAGGCGCACGGCAACTAACGCCGGAAAAACGGCGTGCAACTGGTCGCTCAATTGCAGTGGGGATGGCGCTCTCTTGTCTGCCACTGGCAAGTTTTCTCTACGCACAATATCGAAACGAGCCTGCTGCAAACGACTTATCAAGATTCAGCGGCAGCGATGTAATTTTCTTCGCCACAGCCAGCCCGGACGACCTCTCAAGAGCCAGCCGTGACCTTGTTTTGAACTGCGATTCGCTCATGTTCCCCCGCACTCAAAAGCTGACAGGAAAAACTCTGTTAGTTCTTCCACAGAACTCGAACACAATTAGAAAGCTCTGCTCACAAGTAGATGGACAACAGCCTTTGCTGAGAGTGCGCATCCAGGGACGCGTCCATATGCCTCGCAAGAACGTAGCTGCCTGGGATTATGACAAGCGGAAACGGCTTTTAATGCAGGGAATATTCAGCATTTGCAATGTGGATTCAAGATCACCAGACAATGGAGTAACACTTTTGCCGAGCCGCACGGCTGTTCATGACGGTGATTTGGACGGGCAATACAATTCGTCAATGACTGCGGCCCGTGAGCTCATGGTCAGCACGCATCGAAGATATCTTCCGACGCAATTAGCTGATCTTCTCTCATCGATGGTCCTGGGAAATAGAGCGATCGCACTGCCGGCAGACATTACTCATAAATTCAGAGATGTTGGACTCTCGCACATTTTGGCAGCGTCAGGCTTCAACCTGACAATCGTAACCGTAATGTCGTACGCCCTGTGCCGCCTACTCACACCTTCTGTAGTGGCATGCAACACCTTTTGCTTCCTCAGCATTTTGGCATTCGTCTCGCTTGCCGGTCCGTCACCATCAGTAAACAGGGCAGCATTGATGTGTTCGACAGTGCTCTTAGCCAAATCCGGGCAGCGCCGTTGCAATGTGTTAGCAGCCCTCGCCGTTTCTTTTCTGCTTACACTGGTCTTCGATCCACTATGCACAAACGACCTGGGACTGCAGTTGTCTTATGCCGCAACGCTCGGTATTGTGCTGGGCAGCAAAGCCCTGACGTCCCATATTTATGCCGGAAAGACAAAATGGAAACAGTCACTCGCCGATGCTGTTTCAGTGGTGCTGATCGCACAATTCAGCGTCATGCCAATCCAACTCTTCTACTTCTGGAGAGCCGGAACAATGTTTATTCCAGCCAATTTACTGGTCACGCCTTTGATTACACCGCTGACTATGCTCGGCTTTGCCAGTTCGACGCTGGCTCTCACGCACATTCCCCAGACCCAGTTGCAGGCAGGCATCTCACTAATGATCGCTTTCGCAGACGCGATCGCTTTCATACCACTGACAGCAATGATGTTGCTTGTGAATGCGCTCGGCTCAGTGAACGGAGCAAACTTTTCAATTGGACCACCATCGCCCTTAAGCGTTAACTGCTACTACGCATGCTTCCTGGGTCTGCTGATTGCATTGCGCTTCAAATCGCGGATAACTCTTGCCAAGACAGCATTTACGTGCACGCTCGTTGCCTTGCTATGGCGCCCGAACGCGCCACTCGTGACGATCGCCAGTGTGCACGGACATACAATCGTGATCAACAACCAACGGCAGTCCATCGACTTAAACGCCGCACAAAATACGCCTCCAAGCAAATTAGCCGAGCGATTTGCGGCCTATTCGGGCGCCAATTTAGCACCAGAATCGTTCAACACGGGATCTTTGCGCTCAGGAATTGCCTTTGTTCAATCACAAAAATGGCTGCTTCTCCTGGTATCTAGCCCTGCAAGCATTGCCCACAGAGGCAACGCAATGGAGATTCTCTGCACTGCACGCAAGCTGCAATGCAACAGAATCATACTCATCGCGCGGCTTGACAGGCTGCCCACGACGGACTTTTTACCGCCCAGTGAATACAAACCGGTTGTCCAGACCGAAAATGAGCAACCAAAGTTTGTCGAATTGAAAAATATGGGTGCGCTACAGTTCGTAAGAAGGTAG
- a CDS encoding NAD(P)/FAD-dependent oxidoreductase — protein MDVYDITIIGGGPTGLFGAFYAGLRGLKTKVIDVLPELGGQLTALYPEKYVYDVAGHPKILAKDLAKNLATQSNLFKPAISSGEKVTSLVKVDDQTWQVVTDKSSDHYTKTVLLALGAGACVPKKLDIEYNHNFENDSIFYAVKNKELFRDKNVLIIGGGDSAVDWANEFSQLAKNVTLIHRRDQFRAVQTSVEEMKRNKIDIKTFYELKDIHGKERVEGAVIFDNRTGKEETLPLDAIIINIGFVINLDFLKSWGLKMEVNAITVNEKMETNLPGVYSAGDIAAHPAKLKLIATGAAEAATAVNFACTYINPTAKLFPGHSSNLNLSI, from the coding sequence ATGGATGTGTATGACATTACCATCATTGGCGGTGGTCCAACAGGGTTGTTCGGGGCGTTCTATGCTGGGCTCCGCGGCCTGAAAACCAAGGTCATCGATGTACTGCCCGAGCTGGGCGGACAACTAACCGCTCTGTACCCGGAAAAATACGTTTACGATGTCGCCGGACATCCGAAGATTCTGGCCAAAGATCTGGCTAAGAATCTGGCAACCCAGTCCAATCTCTTCAAACCTGCCATCTCATCAGGCGAGAAAGTGACTTCGCTCGTGAAGGTCGATGACCAGACCTGGCAAGTAGTCACAGACAAGTCTTCAGATCACTACACTAAGACAGTCTTGTTGGCTCTGGGAGCCGGTGCCTGCGTTCCAAAAAAATTGGACATCGAATACAACCACAATTTTGAAAACGACAGCATCTTCTATGCCGTCAAGAATAAAGAACTGTTCCGCGACAAGAACGTGCTCATCATCGGCGGCGGAGATTCAGCCGTAGACTGGGCAAACGAGTTTTCACAGCTGGCAAAGAATGTCACTTTGATTCACCGCCGCGACCAGTTCAGAGCAGTGCAGACCTCGGTTGAGGAGATGAAGCGCAACAAAATCGACATCAAAACGTTCTATGAACTGAAAGATATTCATGGCAAAGAACGAGTCGAAGGCGCAGTTATCTTCGACAATCGCACTGGCAAAGAAGAAACGCTACCGCTCGATGCCATCATTATCAATATTGGTTTCGTAATCAACCTCGACTTCTTGAAGAGCTGGGGACTGAAAATGGAAGTTAACGCCATCACAGTTAATGAGAAGATGGAAACCAATTTGCCTGGCGTCTACTCGGCCGGTGACATTGCAGCTCACCCTGCTAAGTTGAAACTGATCGCCACTGGCGCAGCCGAAGCAGCTACAGCTGTAAACTTCGCCTGCACTTACATCAATCCAACGGCGAAGCTCTTCCCAGGTCACAGCTCAAATCTGAACCTGTCTATCTAA
- a CDS encoding aldo/keto reductase produces the protein MKYRDFGKTGLKVSEVGFGGWAIGGNEHGNSYGPTDDKVSVEAIHKAIDLGCNFFDTADVYGWGHSEELLGKAIKGKRDHLIIATKVGSDFYQGTGFQTFTPDYILYAFEKTLKRLRTDYIDVYQLHNPPLRILNKPETYEVLQELKKEGKIRAWGVSIFDPVEGLTALKIGQPDSIQVSYNLFNVKPAEELFPKAESVGCAIIVREVLANGFLTGKFEPGTKFETGDIRHNWPKDYLLARIFATEKLKFMARKNRTMTQSALKFALQNEHVSVVLSGAKTPEQIEENLAASDSPPLSSEELQEIAVLREKGFKK, from the coding sequence GTGAAGTATCGCGATTTTGGAAAAACTGGATTGAAGGTTTCGGAGGTTGGCTTCGGCGGGTGGGCTATCGGGGGTAATGAGCATGGCAACAGCTATGGACCAACCGACGACAAAGTCTCTGTGGAAGCCATTCATAAGGCGATCGACCTGGGCTGCAACTTTTTCGATACCGCCGATGTGTATGGTTGGGGGCATAGTGAGGAGCTTCTCGGCAAGGCTATAAAAGGAAAGCGCGATCACTTGATAATCGCAACTAAGGTGGGCTCTGACTTCTATCAAGGAACGGGATTCCAGACCTTCACTCCTGACTACATCCTTTATGCTTTTGAAAAGACTTTGAAACGCTTGAGGACCGATTACATCGATGTCTATCAGCTCCATAACCCGCCTTTGCGCATTTTAAACAAGCCTGAAACTTATGAGGTTTTGCAAGAACTGAAAAAGGAAGGCAAGATCCGTGCCTGGGGCGTTTCAATTTTTGATCCTGTTGAAGGTTTGACAGCGCTGAAAATCGGTCAGCCTGACAGTATTCAAGTTTCGTATAACCTGTTCAACGTGAAGCCGGCGGAAGAATTGTTTCCAAAAGCCGAAAGTGTCGGCTGTGCGATTATTGTGCGAGAGGTTCTGGCAAACGGCTTCCTTACAGGGAAATTTGAGCCGGGCACCAAATTTGAAACGGGTGATATTCGTCATAACTGGCCAAAGGATTACCTGCTGGCACGAATTTTCGCCACTGAAAAACTCAAGTTCATGGCACGCAAAAACCGTACTATGACTCAGTCTGCGCTGAAATTTGCGCTGCAGAATGAACATGTATCGGTGGTACTTTCGGGTGCCAAAACTCCCGAGCAAATCGAAGAGAATCTCGCTGCTTCTGACAGTCCGCCTCTTTCTTCTGAGGAGTTGCAAGAGATTGCAGTACTGAGAGAAAAGGGCTTTAAAAAGTAA
- the dcd gene encoding dCTP deaminase: protein MSILVDHEIRKEIGEGRLILEPYDDSLIQPNSYDVRLSDRFSWHEKGEYSKSIIDPYQSESILEGLVHVVDESIVIEPGFFVLGATLEKICLPKNIVGQLTGKSSLARLGIMVHVTAGFIDAGFSHPPAQITLEIVNVGNRPVRLHAGMSIAQMVFTRTADCLVPYNEKPNAKYNGQVAAAHSKYYLNPTQVL, encoded by the coding sequence ATGTCTATTCTTGTAGATCATGAAATCCGCAAAGAAATTGGAGAAGGCAGGCTGATCCTCGAGCCTTACGACGATTCACTTATCCAACCCAACTCATATGATGTGCGACTGTCAGATCGCTTTTCCTGGCATGAAAAGGGTGAATACAGCAAGAGCATTATCGATCCCTATCAATCTGAGAGCATTCTAGAAGGTCTTGTACATGTCGTTGACGAAAGCATCGTCATTGAGCCAGGATTTTTCGTACTCGGTGCGACGCTAGAAAAAATATGCCTGCCAAAAAATATTGTCGGTCAACTAACCGGTAAATCCAGTTTGGCCAGGTTGGGCATCATGGTGCACGTAACTGCAGGTTTTATTGATGCCGGCTTCAGCCATCCACCTGCGCAAATCACCCTTGAAATAGTCAATGTCGGCAACCGCCCGGTTCGCCTGCACGCAGGCATGTCCATCGCACAAATGGTCTTCACGCGAACTGCAGACTGTCTCGTTCCATATAATGAAAAACCCAATGCCAAATACAATGGGCAAGTTGCTGCTGCTCACAGCAAATATTATTTGAACCCGACTCAAGTGCTCTGA
- a CDS encoding TonB family protein, protein MADSVSVAEKEMLVPCTKYGAILRAQLKRPDQIKSGRQTLSAAALILLSLTWIGVFVTSGQIHEALAWVCSFSLCVVITLAWLSLSRASHRLSVFRIGENRWATLAGSIATTVAIFSGFLGGWILTHGMPHPEHMEVRRQVVDIVLVSPSDYEDRHDILPSTKPTEQPARDVSVQGRHEVVVPSIKAQPSPLHPVPLLATTTASGAKTFNTPGTFSNQKKDEMAEPAFVVRQQPSPEPASQDKKPVKTSKPKVEATQPVLEEVAPAQLLELTEPNDKASEVSQNGGHSKGGSGSQTLLVTYLRDVHRRIKHAWTPGVDDITGSAQIMFRIRKNGRLVSMKLIRSSGESDTDDSAMHAITACAPFKPLPPEFTADYLDLLYTFNYKVDQLSEVPHAELE, encoded by the coding sequence ATGGCTGATTCCGTTTCCGTTGCGGAAAAAGAAATGCTCGTGCCCTGCACCAAATATGGTGCTATCTTGCGCGCCCAATTGAAGCGACCAGATCAAATCAAATCGGGTCGACAAACGCTCTCAGCTGCTGCTCTCATCTTGCTCAGTTTGACCTGGATTGGTGTCTTTGTTACATCCGGTCAGATACATGAGGCCCTGGCATGGGTTTGTTCCTTTTCGCTGTGCGTCGTTATCACTCTGGCCTGGTTGTCTTTATCACGAGCGTCACACCGGTTGAGCGTCTTCCGTATTGGCGAGAATCGCTGGGCAACGCTGGCGGGGTCGATAGCAACTACTGTCGCTATCTTTTCAGGTTTTCTGGGCGGCTGGATTCTAACTCACGGCATGCCTCATCCTGAACATATGGAAGTGCGAAGGCAGGTAGTCGATATCGTGCTTGTTTCACCCTCTGATTATGAAGATCGGCATGATATTTTGCCCAGTACCAAACCAACTGAACAACCGGCGCGCGATGTCTCTGTGCAAGGCAGGCATGAGGTCGTGGTGCCCTCTATCAAGGCGCAGCCATCGCCTCTGCACCCTGTGCCGCTCCTTGCTACTACCACCGCATCTGGTGCAAAGACTTTTAATACTCCGGGCACTTTCTCGAATCAGAAAAAAGACGAGATGGCCGAGCCTGCTTTCGTTGTAAGGCAGCAGCCCAGCCCGGAGCCTGCCTCTCAGGACAAGAAACCTGTAAAGACGTCCAAACCGAAGGTCGAGGCCACGCAACCAGTTTTGGAGGAGGTGGCTCCTGCCCAGTTGCTCGAGCTGACTGAGCCGAACGACAAGGCTAGCGAAGTGTCTCAGAATGGCGGGCATTCAAAGGGCGGCTCGGGCTCGCAAACATTGCTTGTCACCTACTTGAGAGATGTGCACAGGCGTATTAAGCACGCCTGGACTCCTGGTGTTGATGATATTACCGGCAGTGCGCAGATCATGTTTCGTATTCGCAAAAATGGTCGATTGGTTTCGATGAAGTTGATTCGCAGTTCAGGCGAGTCTGACACTGACGATTCAGCTATGCATGCGATTACCGCATGTGCGCCCTTCAAACCTCTGCCGCCCGAGTTTACGGCTGACTATCTGGATTTGCTTTACACCTTCAACTATAAAGTCGATCAGTTATCTGAAGTACCGCACGCTGAGTTGGAATAG
- a CDS encoding DUF3488 domain-containing protein encodes MKMPSLPTLPQLGKNANSQAGLKVAKPAPQKKEVTIEPAEDSIGLRLISCCISVLCIVTACIYVNSSSMLIFFYLWGALTGSYVSYQFRHQKTFWLTFITTAGLLIVLGNFFEEMVGQFNSGKIQALVPFIHVLTGLQALHTFDLRAKSDVNVSALIGLGLFACTAVIARDALFAYITLGYITLIAGLLYFEAVARTRSAGAAGISSERTEINELREAAVKKKVSVGNAFLSLAMLPVLSIVIFLALPRVDSLFDLILNNIRRAQNGESLNLTWVRSSNGLGILGGVPGLSGAPTGGGAGDGQHGGKSGGNGRAGGRSGPGGTDLVPGAGAAGGPGGSAIPGAGTGGTGSGENVNGGAPGDGKSADGKSGKSGKGGKDKNGKSNNPGDVSNTDAQKKSADSKGEQEKTPEEEDKSMVFRNKDSVEHENDLIMRVMSSRDTYFRRVCFDKYDGHSWTISDLGKISKCSKHKNAYQELGGVPSLFVEPGMHSAQLTQEITVESDIGHLLPVASIPQQISYPKDPILVDQFGALRTKDPIKAGTHYRVVSQVPDYDLDEMRKASSDTKNEESLRKEFESYLQLPADLSPDLIKLAKSVAGSDGNWFARAERICNFLRRNYKYSSDLSDSDDKEEIAYHFLFRTKEGACGPFTTAFVVMCRAAGLPARSIGGFGPGDFNEGTGMHEIKNLHGHAWGEVYIPGYDWVPFDATPTGLLPKPTPEDNSFMGTIKKGIDQLSDRFANQTPTPPPLPTSDKGPQAAGQSGHGGTTSGGTATGTGTGTNSTTTAGKDGKSTKSGGNGSSTTDKNGAKPPKEETKPEPPKVPEKPIDWHQMILLIVVVPAVILLIQAIRAAINQARAARKAKTLEKPKPSTLLYLKVVDDLARVKIYRLPTDTPQDLLARFTSDEDFDPEVNRHPDLEPLCKHFMELYIADRFGCDDAAEMRASQMKQLSDQIHTLVRAKHHDN; translated from the coding sequence ATGAAGATGCCGTCACTTCCAACGCTGCCGCAGCTCGGGAAAAACGCTAACTCTCAGGCGGGGCTCAAGGTCGCCAAACCGGCTCCGCAGAAAAAAGAAGTCACAATCGAACCGGCTGAAGATTCGATCGGTCTGCGCCTCATATCGTGCTGCATCTCCGTGCTTTGCATAGTCACGGCTTGCATCTATGTAAACAGCTCGTCGATGCTCATCTTCTTTTATCTCTGGGGCGCACTCACAGGCAGTTACGTCAGCTATCAATTCAGGCATCAGAAGACTTTCTGGTTGACCTTTATCACTACTGCCGGACTTTTAATTGTGCTCGGGAATTTTTTCGAGGAAATGGTCGGGCAGTTCAATTCCGGAAAAATCCAGGCGCTGGTGCCGTTCATACACGTTCTGACCGGTTTGCAGGCTCTACATACTTTCGATTTGCGAGCCAAATCTGACGTCAACGTCTCGGCTCTAATCGGTCTGGGATTATTTGCTTGTACGGCTGTTATCGCGCGTGACGCGCTTTTTGCTTACATAACGCTGGGATACATCACTCTGATTGCCGGCTTGCTTTATTTTGAAGCGGTGGCGCGCACTCGTTCAGCCGGTGCTGCCGGCATATCTTCAGAACGTACGGAAATCAATGAGTTGCGCGAGGCCGCGGTCAAGAAGAAAGTCTCTGTCGGCAATGCTTTTCTTTCTCTGGCTATGTTGCCTGTCCTTAGCATTGTTATTTTCCTCGCTTTGCCGCGGGTCGACTCTCTTTTTGATTTGATTTTGAACAACATTCGCCGCGCCCAGAACGGCGAATCGCTCAATCTCACCTGGGTGCGATCGTCAAACGGACTGGGCATTCTCGGGGGCGTACCGGGACTTTCAGGAGCGCCCACAGGTGGCGGGGCCGGCGATGGTCAGCATGGTGGCAAATCTGGTGGCAATGGCAGAGCAGGCGGACGTTCGGGACCGGGAGGCACTGATCTTGTGCCTGGAGCGGGAGCGGCTGGTGGACCTGGCGGAAGCGCCATTCCCGGCGCCGGAACAGGTGGCACTGGATCAGGTGAGAATGTGAACGGCGGAGCGCCTGGCGACGGCAAGAGTGCCGACGGTAAATCGGGCAAGTCCGGCAAGGGCGGTAAAGACAAGAACGGCAAGAGTAACAATCCAGGCGACGTCAGCAATACCGATGCGCAAAAGAAAAGCGCAGATAGCAAAGGTGAGCAGGAAAAGACTCCGGAAGAGGAAGACAAGTCTATGGTCTTCCGCAATAAGGATTCAGTGGAGCACGAAAATGACCTGATCATGCGCGTTATGAGCAGCCGAGACACCTATTTCAGGCGTGTCTGTTTTGACAAATATGATGGACATTCGTGGACGATCAGTGACCTGGGAAAGATTTCGAAGTGCTCCAAACATAAAAATGCCTATCAGGAGCTGGGCGGCGTTCCATCACTGTTTGTCGAGCCTGGTATGCATTCAGCGCAGTTGACTCAGGAGATAACCGTCGAGTCTGACATCGGACATTTGCTTCCGGTTGCCTCTATTCCTCAACAAATCAGTTATCCGAAAGATCCCATTCTCGTCGATCAATTCGGGGCTTTGCGCACTAAAGATCCGATCAAAGCCGGAACGCACTATCGGGTTGTATCGCAAGTGCCTGACTACGATCTCGACGAAATGCGTAAGGCATCTTCTGATACTAAGAACGAAGAAAGTCTGCGAAAAGAATTTGAGAGCTACCTTCAATTGCCGGCTGACCTCAGTCCCGATCTGATAAAACTGGCTAAATCAGTGGCTGGAAGCGATGGCAATTGGTTCGCGCGGGCCGAGCGCATCTGTAACTTCTTGCGCCGCAATTACAAATATTCTTCGGACCTTAGCGATTCCGACGACAAAGAAGAGATTGCCTATCACTTCCTCTTCCGAACCAAGGAAGGCGCTTGTGGACCGTTTACCACCGCTTTTGTGGTCATGTGTCGAGCGGCTGGATTACCTGCACGTTCAATCGGCGGCTTCGGACCTGGTGACTTCAATGAAGGCACAGGCATGCATGAAATCAAAAACCTGCACGGTCATGCCTGGGGCGAGGTCTATATTCCAGGCTACGACTGGGTGCCTTTCGATGCTACTCCGACTGGACTTTTGCCGAAGCCCACGCCGGAAGACAACTCGTTTATGGGAACGATCAAGAAGGGTATCGATCAGCTTTCAGACCGATTTGCCAACCAAACCCCCACTCCGCCGCCACTTCCAACCTCCGATAAGGGACCACAAGCAGCCGGTCAGTCAGGACACGGCGGCACCACCAGCGGCGGCACTGCGACGGGAACAGGCACGGGAACGAATTCGACCACGACTGCCGGCAAAGACGGTAAGTCGACTAAGTCTGGAGGCAATGGTTCTTCAACGACTGATAAAAATGGAGCCAAGCCGCCTAAGGAAGAAACCAAACCTGAGCCGCCGAAAGTTCCGGAAAAGCCCATAGATTGGCATCAAATGATATTGCTGATTGTCGTGGTGCCGGCAGTGATATTGCTTATACAGGCGATTCGAGCTGCCATTAATCAGGCCCGCGCGGCGCGAAAAGCAAAGACTCTCGAAAAACCGAAACCCTCTACTCTGCTCTATCTCAAGGTCGTAGACGACCTGGCTCGGGTTAAAATCTATCGGTTGCCAACTGACACACCTCAAGATTTGCTGGCGCGTTTTACAAGCGACGAAGATTTTGATCCGGAAGTCAACAGACACCCTGATTTAGAGCCACTTTGCAAACACTTCATGGAGCTATACATTGCCGATCGCTTCGGCTGCGACGACGCGGCTGAGATGAGAGCCAGCCAAATGAAGCAGCTCAGCGATCAAATTCATACACTTGTTCGCGCAAAGCACCATGACAATTGA
- a CDS encoding adenosylcobalamin-dependent ribonucleoside-diphosphate reductase, producing MGNPAMFSQNALKVLEKRYFMRDEQGSIVEGTEELFRRVATAVAAAEKRWGDEQTVATLTETFYQAMLNQEFMPNSPTLMNAGKRNGQLSACFVLPVPDSLEGIFETCKNAALIHKTGGGTGFSFSRLRPANDRVASSVGVASGPVSFMAVYDAATEAIRQGGTRRGANMGMLRVDHPDIEDFIGCKRDTSRLNNFNISVAATDAFMNAVEQDSDYDLIHPRSKEPVRKVRARDIFARLVDNAHATGEPGLIFIDRINNSDPITSAVDESGNVIAGTEDIEATNPCGEQPLGPGDACNLGSINVARFVKDGDFDWSRLEEMVKTGVRFLDNVVDVNHYPLPFISQATLNNRRIGLGIMGWAESLIALGIPYNTEEAVEKAEQLMKFIQNAAHKASQELASVRGTFPNWRFSAWCDKGIPMRNATVTTIAPTGTISIIAGTSSGIEPLFAISFIRRVLGGMELLDVNPVFEKAAHDGGFYSEEIMARIAHEGTLAHIEEIPDEIKRVWVCSHDIPYIWHVRMQVAFQKHVDNAVSKTINFPREATLDDVHNAYMAAWQQGLKGITVYRDASRSSQVLNIGKTDPLKKIVVTPIKKAQSAGRSGTATSPRASHDHNFNKQKRHKSQSTTNLVELARREFQPKVDYIYNNPCPECSSSSGVSTKYESCSMCVSCGYTKC from the coding sequence ATGGGGAATCCAGCCATGTTTTCACAAAATGCCTTGAAGGTACTTGAGAAGCGCTATTTTATGCGCGATGAACAGGGCAGTATCGTTGAGGGGACAGAAGAGCTTTTTCGCCGGGTAGCCACCGCAGTCGCTGCAGCCGAGAAGCGCTGGGGCGACGAGCAAACTGTTGCCACACTGACTGAAACGTTCTATCAAGCAATGCTCAATCAGGAGTTCATGCCGAATTCTCCTACATTAATGAATGCGGGAAAAAGAAACGGTCAGCTCTCTGCCTGCTTTGTGTTGCCAGTGCCAGACTCACTGGAAGGAATTTTCGAAACCTGCAAAAATGCGGCCCTGATCCACAAAACCGGCGGCGGTACAGGTTTTTCATTCAGCAGGTTGCGACCAGCCAACGATCGCGTTGCCAGCTCGGTCGGCGTTGCCTCTGGTCCTGTCAGCTTCATGGCTGTATATGACGCCGCGACAGAAGCGATTCGGCAGGGTGGCACCAGACGTGGTGCCAATATGGGCATGCTCAGAGTTGATCACCCAGACATCGAAGATTTTATCGGGTGCAAGCGCGACACCTCACGTCTCAACAATTTCAATATTTCAGTAGCTGCAACGGACGCATTCATGAATGCTGTTGAGCAAGACTCTGACTATGACCTGATTCATCCACGCTCGAAAGAGCCCGTGCGTAAAGTCAGAGCCAGAGACATTTTCGCAAGACTTGTCGATAACGCTCATGCAACAGGCGAACCAGGACTTATTTTTATTGATCGAATCAACAACAGCGATCCGATAACAAGCGCTGTCGATGAGAGCGGCAACGTAATTGCCGGCACCGAAGACATCGAAGCAACTAATCCATGCGGCGAGCAACCGCTTGGTCCTGGAGACGCCTGCAATCTCGGCTCTATCAATGTGGCACGTTTTGTAAAAGACGGAGACTTTGACTGGTCACGACTGGAAGAGATGGTCAAAACAGGCGTGCGATTCCTTGATAATGTGGTTGACGTCAATCATTACCCGCTTCCGTTCATCTCGCAAGCGACCTTGAACAATCGCCGCATCGGGCTTGGCATCATGGGTTGGGCAGAATCATTGATCGCATTGGGCATTCCATACAACACAGAAGAAGCAGTTGAAAAAGCCGAGCAACTGATGAAATTCATTCAGAATGCGGCTCACAAAGCCTCACAAGAACTAGCTTCGGTCAGAGGCACTTTTCCAAACTGGCGATTTAGTGCCTGGTGCGATAAAGGTATTCCCATGCGTAATGCCACAGTCACCACAATTGCGCCAACAGGCACAATTTCAATCATTGCCGGCACCAGCTCTGGTATCGAACCACTGTTTGCAATCTCCTTCATAAGGCGTGTACTCGGTGGCATGGAGCTGCTCGACGTCAATCCAGTCTTTGAAAAAGCAGCGCATGATGGCGGTTTCTATAGCGAAGAAATAATGGCCCGCATTGCTCACGAAGGCACACTCGCACACATCGAGGAGATTCCCGACGAAATCAAACGGGTCTGGGTATGCTCGCACGATATCCCATACATATGGCACGTGCGCATGCAGGTAGCTTTTCAAAAGCATGTAGACAACGCCGTATCCAAAACCATCAACTTCCCGAGAGAAGCCACTCTCGACGACGTGCACAATGCCTACATGGCGGCTTGGCAACAAGGCTTAAAAGGAATCACGGTCTATAGAGACGCCTCGCGGTCGTCCCAGGTACTCAACATAGGCAAAACCGATCCTCTTAAAAAGATCGTGGTCACACCAATAAAAAAAGCACAGTCTGCGGGCCGCTCGGGGACTGCGACTAGTCCCCGGGCTTCGCATGATCACAATTTCAACAAACAAAAACGGCACAAATCGCAGTCCACCACAAACCTCGTAGAGCTCGCACGCAGAGAGTTTCAGCCGAAAGTCGATTATATATACAACAATCCATGCCCGGAATGCAGCTCCAGCAGCGGTGTTTCAACGAAGTATGAGTCATGCTCGATGTGCGTTTCTTGCGGTTATACTAAATGCTAA